The following proteins come from a genomic window of Mycobacterium sp. DL:
- a CDS encoding HNH endonuclease, which produces MRQCRGCGSPLAKRSQKIYCSNACQASFRRKAVTQRWLDSGEARMDGHQGHYIRLHLAAAQSGCCAICGRTGMWLDQPLALVVDHIDGNPENNRRENLRLICPNCDSQLPTYKSRNRGNGRHYRRQRYADGQSF; this is translated from the coding sequence GTGAGACAGTGTCGCGGCTGTGGCTCGCCCCTCGCGAAGCGCAGCCAGAAGATCTACTGCAGCAACGCGTGTCAGGCGTCGTTCAGGCGCAAGGCCGTTACCCAACGTTGGCTGGACTCCGGTGAGGCCCGCATGGACGGCCACCAGGGGCATTACATCCGGCTGCATCTCGCCGCCGCCCAGTCGGGCTGCTGTGCGATCTGCGGCCGAACCGGCATGTGGCTGGACCAACCCCTCGCCCTGGTGGTGGACCACATCGACGGCAACCCGGAGAACAATCGACGGGAGAACCTGCGGCTCATCTGCCCGAACTGCGACTCGCAGCTACCGACGTACAAGAGCCGCAACCGCGGCAACGGGCGTCACTACCGCAGGCAGCGATACGCCGACGGTCAGTCCTTCTGA
- a CDS encoding response regulator transcription factor, protein MAMPIPENVPEARVLVVDDEVNIVELLSVSLKFQGFEVHTASNGAAALDKAREIRPDAVILDVMMPGMDGFGLLRRLRADGIDCPALFLTARDTLQDKIAGLTLGGDDYVTKPFSLEEVVARLRVILRRTGRSHDEPRTSRLTFADIELDEDTHEVWKAGEPVSLSPTEFTLLRYFIINAGTVLSKPKILDHVWRYDFGGDVNVVESYVSYLRRKVDTGDKRLLHTLRGVGYVLREPR, encoded by the coding sequence ATGGCTATGCCCATTCCGGAGAATGTTCCCGAGGCGCGCGTACTGGTGGTCGACGATGAGGTCAACATCGTCGAGTTGCTCTCGGTGAGCCTCAAATTCCAGGGCTTCGAGGTCCACACCGCCTCCAACGGAGCCGCCGCGCTCGACAAGGCACGCGAGATCCGACCGGATGCGGTGATCCTCGACGTGATGATGCCCGGCATGGACGGCTTCGGGCTGTTGCGCCGGCTGCGGGCCGACGGTATCGACTGCCCGGCGCTGTTCCTGACGGCGCGCGACACGCTGCAGGACAAGATCGCCGGCCTGACGCTGGGCGGCGACGACTACGTGACGAAGCCGTTCAGCCTCGAAGAGGTGGTGGCCAGGCTGCGGGTGATCCTGCGGCGTACCGGTCGGAGCCACGACGAGCCTCGGACGTCGCGGCTGACGTTCGCCGACATCGAACTCGACGAGGACACCCATGAGGTGTGGAAGGCGGGCGAGCCGGTTTCGCTGTCGCCGACCGAGTTCACGCTGCTGCGGTACTTCATCATCAACGCGGGCACGGTGCTCTCCAAGCCGAAGATCCTCGACCACGTGTGGCGTTACGACTTCGGCGGCGACGTGAACGTCGTGGAGTCGTATGTCTCCTACCTGAGGCGCAAGGTCGACACCGGCGACAAGCGTCTGCTGCACACGCTGCGCGGGGTCGGATACGTCCTGCGGGAACCGCGGTGA
- a CDS encoding HIT family protein has translation MATVFTKIINGEIPGRFVYSDDEVVAFLTIEPMTQGHTLVVPRAEIDQWQNLEPAVFGKVMEVSQLIGKAVCQAFSADRAGVIIAGLEVPHLHVHVFPARDLSDFGFANVDRNPSAESLDEAQTKIKAALAQLL, from the coding sequence ATGGCGACCGTCTTCACAAAAATCATCAACGGGGAGATCCCCGGCCGATTCGTCTACTCCGACGACGAGGTCGTGGCGTTCCTGACGATCGAGCCGATGACGCAGGGCCACACGCTGGTCGTGCCCCGGGCCGAGATCGATCAGTGGCAGAACCTCGAGCCAGCCGTGTTCGGCAAGGTCATGGAGGTCTCCCAGCTGATCGGCAAAGCGGTCTGCCAGGCGTTTTCCGCCGACCGCGCCGGCGTCATCATCGCCGGCCTCGAGGTGCCGCATCTGCACGTGCACGTTTTTCCCGCGCGCGACCTGTCGGACTTCGGCTTCGCCAACGTCGACCGCAACCCGTCGGCGGAGTCACTCGACGAAGCGCAGACCAAGATCAAGGCTGCGCTGGCGCAGCTGCTCTGA
- a CDS encoding PE-PPE domain-containing protein produces MSTVLTLGGLNYGTADRVGKALSGYASKADRVIVTYPQSASPKSIPAGVEALDLALRSALSNASGPIDVVAHSQGAEVVSEWLEQHARRPDAAPADRLRFILLGNPRRRFGGTGTRGLDGEPLRRTPDDTQYTVLDIARAHDGWCNGDGWPAEKLTMAKKARLLGGRFIDHLDYSDVNIDTAQVRARVGNTTYLVAP; encoded by the coding sequence GTGAGCACCGTCCTCACCCTCGGCGGCCTGAACTACGGCACCGCCGACCGCGTGGGCAAGGCGCTGTCCGGTTACGCGTCGAAGGCCGACCGGGTGATCGTGACGTATCCGCAGTCCGCGTCGCCGAAGTCCATTCCCGCGGGGGTCGAGGCGCTCGATCTCGCCCTCCGATCTGCCCTCTCGAACGCGTCAGGTCCGATCGATGTCGTCGCGCACAGCCAGGGCGCCGAGGTGGTCTCCGAATGGCTCGAGCAGCACGCGCGACGACCGGACGCTGCGCCGGCCGACCGGCTGCGATTCATCCTTCTCGGCAACCCGCGTCGCCGGTTCGGCGGCACCGGAACGCGGGGACTCGACGGCGAACCGCTGCGCCGCACCCCGGACGACACCCAGTACACCGTGCTCGACATCGCCCGCGCCCACGACGGCTGGTGCAACGGAGATGGCTGGCCCGCCGAAAAGCTCACCATGGCGAAGAAGGCGCGTCTGCTCGGCGGCCGGTTCATCGACCACCTCGACTACAGCGACGTGAACATCGACACCGCACAGGTGCGGGCGCGCGTCGGCAATACGACATACTTGGTCGCGCCGTGA
- a CDS encoding HAMP domain-containing sensor histidine kinase, with protein sequence MTGQVRRRKGRGVPLRVALVAATLVLVACGLLASGVAVTTILQHSLMNRVDDTLLDASRGWAQVPRRLPTTPIDDPNPARPPSDFYVRGIDPDGHVWMAVNDRVAEPMLPADNDVGPVPVTVGSVDHSDVQWRAMTVRGLRGELTTVAIDLSDVKSTMRSLVYAQAGIGTAVLLVLGVAGYAVVHRSLRPLAEVEQTAAAIAAGQLDRRVPERDPRTEVGRLSLALNGMLAQIQRAMASSESSADQARTSEERMRRFITDASHELRTPLTTIRGFAELYRQGAARDVEMLMSRIESESRRMGLLVEDLLLLAQLDAQRPLEHNRVDLLTLATDAVHDAQSIAPQRRIRVEVFDGPGTPEVLGDEARLRQVLSNLVANALQHTPENAGVTVRVGTDGDSSVLEVCDEGPGMGPDDAQRIFERFYRADSSRARASGGTGLGLSIVDSLVYAHGGSVSVSTAPGQGCRFRVQLPRFADAVAPVRAAAPAQP encoded by the coding sequence GTGACTGGTCAGGTCAGGCGTCGGAAGGGGCGGGGTGTCCCGCTGCGGGTGGCGCTGGTGGCTGCCACGCTGGTGCTGGTGGCGTGCGGTCTGCTGGCCTCGGGCGTCGCGGTCACCACGATCTTGCAGCACAGCCTGATGAACCGGGTCGACGACACCCTGCTCGATGCCTCCCGGGGGTGGGCGCAGGTGCCGAGACGGCTGCCCACCACCCCCATCGACGATCCCAACCCCGCGCGTCCGCCGTCGGACTTCTACGTCCGCGGCATCGACCCGGACGGTCACGTCTGGATGGCCGTCAACGATCGTGTCGCCGAACCCATGCTTCCCGCGGACAACGACGTCGGACCGGTACCGGTGACAGTCGGATCGGTTGATCACTCCGACGTCCAGTGGCGCGCGATGACGGTGCGGGGGTTGCGCGGCGAGCTCACGACGGTGGCCATCGACCTGTCCGATGTGAAGTCGACGATGCGGTCGCTGGTCTACGCGCAGGCGGGTATCGGTACGGCGGTCCTGCTCGTGCTCGGCGTTGCGGGCTACGCCGTGGTGCACCGCAGCCTGCGCCCGCTGGCGGAGGTCGAGCAGACAGCGGCCGCGATCGCCGCGGGCCAACTGGACCGTCGGGTACCTGAACGCGACCCGCGGACCGAAGTCGGCCGGCTGTCCCTGGCGCTCAACGGCATGCTCGCCCAGATCCAGCGTGCGATGGCGTCCTCGGAATCGTCGGCAGATCAGGCCCGCACCTCCGAGGAACGGATGCGCAGGTTCATCACCGACGCCAGTCACGAGCTGCGGACGCCGTTGACGACGATCCGCGGGTTTGCCGAGCTGTACCGGCAGGGCGCCGCCCGCGACGTCGAGATGCTGATGAGCCGTATCGAGAGCGAGTCGCGCCGGATGGGTCTGCTGGTGGAGGATCTGCTGCTGTTGGCTCAGCTCGACGCCCAGCGCCCGCTGGAACACAATCGGGTGGACCTGCTCACGCTGGCCACCGATGCGGTGCACGACGCCCAGTCGATCGCGCCGCAGCGCAGGATCCGGGTCGAGGTCTTCGACGGGCCCGGCACGCCCGAAGTGCTGGGCGACGAGGCCAGGCTGCGCCAGGTGCTGAGCAACCTGGTGGCCAATGCGCTGCAGCACACCCCGGAGAACGCAGGTGTCACGGTGCGTGTGGGCACCGACGGGGACAGCAGTGTGCTCGAGGTGTGCGACGAGGGACCGGGGATGGGTCCGGACGACGCGCAGCGCATCTTCGAGCGGTTCTACCGCGCCGACTCGTCCAGAGCGCGGGCCAGTGGTGGCACCGGTCTGGGCCTGTCGATCGTCGACTCGCTGGTGTATGCGCACGGCGGCAGCGTCAGCGTGAGCACCGCGCCTGGTCAGGGGTGCCGGTTCCGGGTCCAGCTGCCGCGGTTCGCCGACGCGGTGGCTCCGGTCAGAGCAGCTGCGCCAGCGCAGCCTTGA